From Pandoraea norimbergensis, the proteins below share one genomic window:
- a CDS encoding HU family DNA-binding protein — protein MNKQELIDAVAGVTGASKAQTGETIDALLETVKKAVAKGDAVQLIGFGSFGSGKRAARTGRNPKTGEAIKIPAAKTVKFTAGKAFKDAVNKK, from the coding sequence ATGAACAAACAGGAACTGATCGACGCCGTCGCTGGTGTTACGGGTGCAAGCAAGGCTCAAACCGGCGAAACCATCGACGCTCTGCTCGAGACCGTCAAGAAGGCAGTCGCAAAGGGTGACGCGGTTCAGTTGATCGGCTTCGGCTCGTTCGGTTCGGGCAAGCGCGCTGCGCGTACCGGCCGCAACCCGAAGACCGGCGAAGCGATCAAGATCCCGGCTGCCAAGACCGTGAAGTTCACGGCTGGTAAGGCGTTCAAGGACGCCGTGAACAAGAAGTAA
- a CDS encoding CHAD domain-containing protein has product MTRETSAASAASPENSSLSARPESNIGTPLDIGQMRRMPAPHLLVSLAAESIAQWPTLSAAHDGADVIAPEAIHHLRIATRRLRALVDVFSPWLKPRWHRKLKQELHWLSHAMGPARDADVLSGTTLPALRTEHPDLDWGSVDAYVAKLRSDAHSQADEALLSERQVALHRTLKRAFGIDEHGSTDVRAAKALRRASRTPGKRPRAVAKHARDVIRERYVALFPDCRQLAMLDTDQLHALRVKIKKARYSAEALTPWLRKSMRTPYQDTLRAAQNLLGQLNDAAVAQQFCESMPLSQAQRDVLTVRLDTFIVNATSRAAHVLCRLPDAATLDRSIRKR; this is encoded by the coding sequence ATGACACGCGAGACGTCTGCGGCCAGCGCCGCCTCCCCCGAGAATTCCTCGCTTTCTGCGCGACCTGAATCCAACATCGGCACGCCGCTCGATATTGGACAGATGCGCCGAATGCCGGCACCCCATTTGCTCGTCAGTCTGGCGGCCGAATCGATTGCGCAGTGGCCGACACTCTCGGCCGCGCACGATGGCGCCGACGTCATCGCCCCCGAAGCCATCCACCACCTGCGCATTGCCACGCGCCGTTTGCGCGCGCTCGTCGACGTGTTTTCGCCGTGGTTGAAGCCACGCTGGCACCGCAAGCTCAAGCAGGAGTTGCACTGGCTGAGCCACGCCATGGGACCGGCCCGTGATGCCGACGTGCTGAGCGGCACGACATTGCCGGCGCTGCGCACCGAACACCCCGACCTCGACTGGGGTTCGGTCGACGCCTACGTGGCGAAGCTGCGCAGCGACGCCCACAGTCAGGCCGACGAGGCGCTGCTGAGCGAGCGTCAGGTGGCATTGCACCGCACGCTGAAGCGCGCGTTTGGCATTGACGAGCATGGCAGCACGGATGTACGCGCCGCCAAAGCGTTGCGACGTGCGTCGCGTACACCCGGCAAGCGGCCCCGCGCCGTGGCGAAGCACGCACGTGACGTGATTCGCGAGCGCTACGTTGCGTTATTTCCGGATTGTCGCCAGTTGGCGATGCTCGATACCGATCAGTTGCACGCGTTGCGCGTGAAGATCAAAAAGGCCCGCTACAGCGCCGAAGCGCTGACACCGTGGTTGCGCAAGTCGATGCGCACGCCCTATCAGGACACGTTGCGCGCCGCGCAGAACCTGCTTGGCCAGCTCAACGATGCCGCGGTCGCACAACAATTCTGCGAGTCGATGCCGCTCTCGCAAGCGCAGCGCGACGTGCTCACCGTACGCCTCGACACGTTCATCGTGAACGCCACCAGCCGAGCCGCCCACGTGCTGTGCCGGTTGCCCGATGCGGCCACGCTCGATCGCAGCATTCGCAAACGCTAA